The Paenibacillus sp. MBLB1832 genome has a window encoding:
- a CDS encoding sensor histidine kinase, which yields MKFNLESMALGKLSPRFGLSLKLFIMLLVLVTVIILLVGLLTQRYMGDLYERQQIERVSDTADKMADYMDLMAQNVRQTMQALSKSPALYGESDKAIWSMFQDFVASNTELVYTAYFIWPDGHVAGYPYGYWEVHKEPMIAQLLQESKDKYSIWQTIPYNSQLSGPTLTFAMNVDDPVTQKNKGILAFNINLRSLEQKLDYLTRSSKIDVALYTREYFPLAFKAGSPWMKAQQDRYIPNEALAASWEREKDQYQTIASGLVFKREIASLKWNMLLTVDNKDLFSALQDVRFTLIYIFLGAFIWALGVALYISRYFSKPITSLVRHMGKDPTSLIESPRMLERYDEIGRLSSAYNRMIQRINDTTLSLLKGEQEKKELEMRALAAQMNPHFLQNTLTSILWSVKLGKVRESEEMIVALSDILTFSMDKVDAIICLRDELIIAKAYIHLQQIRYPKVFEWKIDVNEELQDIRMPKMTLQPLIENAIFHGLMPRQTGGNLRISAERCGTILQVTVSDNGVGMTPKQQQGLFEKSAKSHVRGLNKLGVYNVDERLKLEYGFAFGLQVSSEMGAGTQMKILIPMEVEAKDA from the coding sequence GTGAAATTCAATCTAGAGTCGATGGCACTGGGCAAATTGTCCCCTCGCTTCGGCCTTTCGTTAAAGCTATTTATTATGCTGCTCGTGCTTGTTACCGTGATCATTTTGCTGGTGGGTCTGCTCACTCAGCGCTATATGGGCGATCTGTACGAAAGGCAGCAGATTGAACGAGTGTCTGATACGGCGGATAAAATGGCTGATTACATGGACCTCATGGCCCAGAATGTACGCCAAACGATGCAAGCCTTAAGTAAATCACCAGCGTTATATGGAGAGTCGGACAAAGCAATCTGGTCGATGTTTCAGGACTTTGTCGCAAGCAACACAGAGCTTGTGTATACGGCTTACTTCATATGGCCAGACGGTCATGTGGCTGGATACCCATACGGATATTGGGAAGTTCATAAGGAGCCGATGATTGCACAGTTATTGCAAGAAAGTAAAGACAAGTACAGTATTTGGCAAACGATTCCCTACAATTCTCAGCTATCCGGACCGACCCTTACCTTTGCTATGAACGTGGATGATCCCGTGACACAGAAGAACAAAGGAATTCTTGCTTTCAATATCAATTTACGCTCGCTTGAGCAGAAGCTGGACTATCTGACACGCAGCAGCAAAATAGACGTTGCTTTATATACAAGGGAGTACTTTCCTCTCGCGTTTAAAGCAGGCTCACCTTGGATGAAGGCGCAGCAGGATCGGTATATACCGAACGAAGCGCTTGCCGCTTCCTGGGAGCGTGAGAAAGATCAATATCAAACGATTGCGTCTGGTCTCGTATTCAAAAGAGAAATCGCCTCTCTCAAATGGAATATGCTTTTGACCGTCGATAACAAGGATCTGTTCTCCGCCCTGCAGGATGTACGATTCACGTTAATTTATATTTTTCTGGGAGCGTTTATTTGGGCCCTAGGTGTGGCTCTTTATATATCAAGATACTTTTCCAAGCCGATTACATCGCTGGTTCGTCATATGGGCAAGGATCCTACGTCACTTATCGAGTCCCCTCGAATGCTGGAGCGGTATGATGAAATTGGCCGTCTCTCTTCGGCATACAATCGGATGATTCAACGTATTAACGATACGACGCTAAGTTTGCTGAAGGGAGAACAGGAGAAAAAAGAGTTGGAAATGAGAGCGCTTGCGGCTCAAATGAATCCTCACTTTCTTCAAAATACGCTAACCTCCATTCTTTGGTCCGTCAAGCTAGGGAAGGTTAGAGAATCGGAGGAGATGATCGTAGCCCTGTCCGATATTTTAACGTTCAGCATGGATAAAGTGGATGCTATTATCTGTTTGCGGGATGAGTTGATAATTGCTAAGGCGTATATCCATCTTCAGCAAATTCGTTATCCTAAGGTATTCGAGTGGAAAATCGATGTCAACGAGGAACTGCAGGATATTCGGATGCCCAAAATGACCCTTCAGCCGTTAATAGAAAATGCCATTTTCCATGGGCTTATGCCTAGACAAACAGGAGGGAACCTACGCATTTCGGCAGAGCGGTGTGGTACTATCCTCCAGGTAACCGTATCGGATAATGGTGTTGGAATGACCCCCAAGCAGCAGCAAGGGCTCTTTGAGAAATCAGCCAAGTCGCACGTAAGAGGTTTAAACAAGCTTGGCGTTTATAATGTGGATGAACGATTGAAGCTGGAGTACGGATTTGCGTTCGGATTACAGGTGAGCAGCGAAATGGGTGCAGGCACCCAGATGAAAATTCTGATCCCCATGGAGGTTGAAGCGAAGGATGCCTAG
- a CDS encoding response regulator transcription factor, which produces MPRQHVHETEPLKVILVEDDPFFLEGICQLFPWAKWGFEVVGKAVNGQIGGELCEQLVPDIVITDITMPVQDGLELTQMIRSRFPQIKVVLLTSHANFSFAQQALQLRVDDYLLKNDLKLEEKLYEALDQKRREIVAERSEQGVKQELLGFVHENLDWVQSRFYLQLLGGHGDASNVWEQASKKRLAIQRGAIAYMEVECYFETIEVDLDGNSPVLRLKERMREMDRHVDVFERSPGRFGIIYNADSRIHADISMAQMQLTAGKLLTFLRVEMKVEACAYIAGILPSLEALSKGGAVCDRLRLLAFYEKKGEILNAYHIGENVPFRSEARKQMEQELEAAVSGMETPDKVMQALAVHMRSQRFNPEELRSWAAQWIKKKAEDAGVPQLKLEKQAAAASKLEELTDCLSQTLTLIQQPSQSALRWEIKTALTYTHECYHEQLSSSMVADYVGLSPSQFTREFKKAMRENYTDYLLRYRVEKAKELILTGNVKVYEIAEKVGISHTGHFSKIFQRYTGQTPKDFKNGKR; this is translated from the coding sequence ATGCCTAGACAACACGTGCATGAAACCGAACCGTTGAAGGTAATTTTGGTCGAAGATGACCCCTTCTTTCTGGAAGGAATCTGTCAGTTATTCCCTTGGGCAAAATGGGGTTTTGAGGTTGTAGGGAAGGCCGTTAACGGGCAAATCGGCGGTGAGCTCTGTGAGCAGCTGGTTCCCGATATTGTGATTACGGACATTACGATGCCTGTCCAGGACGGATTAGAACTGACGCAGATGATTCGTTCCCGTTTTCCCCAGATCAAAGTCGTGCTGCTGACTTCACACGCCAATTTTTCCTTCGCCCAGCAGGCACTTCAGTTGCGCGTTGACGATTATTTGCTGAAAAACGATTTGAAATTGGAAGAAAAGCTGTATGAAGCTCTTGATCAGAAGCGGCGTGAAATTGTAGCAGAACGCAGTGAGCAAGGCGTGAAGCAAGAGCTGCTGGGATTCGTTCATGAAAATCTGGACTGGGTACAAAGTCGATTTTACTTGCAATTGCTCGGGGGACATGGGGACGCGTCGAACGTCTGGGAGCAAGCGTCGAAGAAAAGACTGGCCATTCAGCGAGGTGCCATTGCTTATATGGAAGTGGAGTGCTACTTCGAGACGATTGAAGTAGATCTGGACGGAAACAGTCCAGTTCTTCGTCTGAAAGAGCGGATGCGGGAAATGGATAGGCATGTGGATGTTTTTGAGCGGAGCCCGGGCCGATTCGGCATCATCTATAACGCAGATTCCCGTATTCATGCGGACATCAGCATGGCCCAGATGCAGTTGACGGCAGGTAAATTGCTTACATTTTTGCGCGTTGAGATGAAGGTGGAAGCATGTGCGTATATTGCGGGTATCCTTCCTAGTTTGGAAGCACTCTCCAAAGGGGGGGCCGTGTGTGATCGGCTAAGATTGTTAGCCTTTTATGAGAAAAAAGGTGAGATACTGAATGCCTATCATATTGGGGAAAACGTCCCATTTCGGTCAGAGGCTCGCAAGCAAATGGAGCAGGAGCTGGAGGCCGCAGTTTCGGGTATGGAAACGCCTGATAAGGTGATGCAAGCGTTAGCCGTACACATGAGATCACAACGATTTAATCCTGAGGAGCTGAGAAGTTGGGCGGCACAGTGGATAAAGAAGAAAGCCGAGGACGCTGGCGTCCCTCAACTTAAGCTGGAGAAGCAGGCAGCCGCCGCCAGCAAGCTTGAGGAGCTGACAGATTGCTTAAGTCAAACGCTGACGCTCATCCAGCAGCCCAGTCAGTCCGCTTTGCGCTGGGAGATCAAAACGGCCCTGACCTATACACATGAGTGCTATCATGAGCAGCTTTCTTCCTCCATGGTAGCTGACTATGTAGGGCTGAGCCCCAGTCAGTTTACTCGTGAGTTTAAGAAAGCCATGCGGGAAAATTATACGGATTATTTGCTCCGGTATCGCGTGGAGAAAGCGAAAGAGCTCATTTTAACAGGCAATGTGAAGGTGTATGAGATTGCCGAGAAGGTGGGCATTTCTCACACAGGGCATTTCTCGAAAATTTTCCAAAGATATACAGGTCAGACGCCGAAGGATTTCAAGAACGGTAAGAGATAG